Genomic DNA from Candidatus Anstonellales archaeon:
TGAATAGATGTAATCGGAATTGGCTTTCTGGACCATCCTTGCAGCATTCCAGAATTTTATTATAAAGCTTTTTGCGAACTTCAAATCTTGATATGAAAAGGGGCGATCAGTAGCTTTTGCTCCGCTCATTGCTGCCCATTGGCGAACAGAATCAGCATAGTATTCGGCTATTAGTTTGTCTGGAGGAATAACATTTCCAAGTGATTTGCTCATTTTCTTGCCATCTGGGGCAAGGACGTTCCCATTCAAAAGCAACTCTTTAAAAGGTGGTGTCCCTGTTAGTTCAGAGCATCTATATATCGTATAATATGCCCATGTGCGGATTATCTCAACTCCCTGTGGGCGGAGGGATATAGGGTAGATTCTTTTGAAGAATTTTTCATCTTCTTCCCATTTTGATATTATTAGGGGAGTTATGCTGGAATCAATCCAACAGTCGCATGTTGAAGTTTCTGGGGTGAGAGGGGAGGAACATTTTGGACACCGGCGAACTGGGTCTGTAGGAGGATTTACGGGTAGTTCTTTTTCGCTTGCAGTAAAGATTTCATTGCAGGTAGTGCAGAGCCAAAATGGGAGGGGAGTTCCGAAGACTCGCTGACGAGAGATAACCCAATCCCATTCAACGAAATTTGCCCAGTCCTCAAGGTATCGTATTGTAAATGATGGGGTCCATTTCATTTTTTTGGCAGCGGAAATTATTTTCTCGCGCTTGTCTTTTATTTTAGCAAACCATTGCTGGGATTGGATGAGCTCTACCAGCGATTTACACCTATCGTGGATTTTTGGATGTTGGATTATTTTCTCTTTCTTTACAATTTTTCCTTCATTTTCTAATTTTTCAACAATTTTTATTCTTGCCTCTTCGCATTTTAGTCCAGAATACTCTCCCGCATTTATGAGTCGTCCAAATCTGTCAATGGCATCTATGACAGGTAGTTTGTAGCGATACATCCAGACAACATCTTGTTTATCTCCAAATGTGCAAACCATGACAAGGCCGCTTCCGAACTCAAAATCAACTTCTTCATCAGAATATATTGGAATCTCCTTTCCAAGTGGAGTTATTGCTTTCTTTCCTTTAAGGCTTTTGGAATATCTTTCGTCAGATGGATGGTAAAGCACTGCTACGCACGCATGCAAGAGTTCGGGACGCGTCGTAGCGATGAGGATATCTTTTCCTTCACAATCGAATTTTAGGTAATACAATTCTCCGCTAAGCTCAATTTCTTCGGTATCTGTCTTCGCTATTGCGCTTTGGCACTTTGGACACCAAAAAACAGGGTGTGTTGCACGGTATATCTCTCCTTGTGAATACATTTTCAATATGGAAAGTTGGACTTTCTTCCAATATTCCGGCGACATTGTTTTGTATTCGTATCTCCAGTCTGGTGATAAACCTAAAGAGATCATTTGAGACTTCATTTTTTTTATGCATTCCTCAGTCCAGGAGATGCAGAGTTTTCTGAATTCTTCCGGATTCCTTTTCCCATATTTCTTTTCAACTATTGATTCTGTAGGAAAACCTTGGCAGTCCCATCCTTGGGGATAATAAACATTAAATCCACGCATCCGTTTGTATCTTGCTGCAAAATCAAAATAACAGTAGGAGAGAACATGACCCATATGAAGTTCACCACTTGTAAATGGAGGTGGAGTGTCAATTGAGTAGATCTCTTTTGATGAATCTGATGAATCAAAGATATAGATACCGTTTTTTTCCCAAAACTCCTGCCATTTTTTTTCTATTTCGAGAGAATAATCTTTTGATGAATCCCATTTAGTCATTGAAATCACTAAGTCTCTTCGTGGACTTTGGCTTGCTTTCACTTTTGAATAGGTCACCATCCAACTCGTATTTTCCTCCATCTTTTGCAGCAATTGTTTTTACACCTGTGGCATCAGTTATCTTCTGAGCTTCCAACCAAGCTGGATTTTTGAAAAATTTCATTCCAAGATGAGTCAGTATACATAAATTAGGCTTTGCAACTTTTAAAATTTCTATCGTATCCTCACTAGAAAGATGGTCTGGAATCCCGGACCCCTTGGGCTTAAGATTATTTATTACAAGGCAATCGCACTCTTTAAAGAGAAGGCCTAGGTCGGAGAAGTATTCTGTATCCGAAATATAGCCAAGCGTTTCACCTTCATGATGTAGTTTGAAGCCGAAATTTGAAGGTTCATCGTGCCTGAGGCCTATTATTTCCATCATAAAGGATTTTGAGTTCATTTTTTCTTCTATTTTTGTTCCGTTGGTGGCTACTATTCTTTTTAATGGGAGGTTCTGATGATAAAGCGAAAGAGCCTTGTCTCCTTTTTCGTCTCCCTCCAGAGCATTCTTGCTTCCTATTAATATCCCTCTTTTCTTTAGACCGTAATAGGTCATTGCTTCACATAAAACAGCTGCATCCGAACAGTGGTCTATGTGATTATGAGTAACAACAATAACGTCTGTTTTTAGAGGATTTTCTTTTAAGCGGACCATGTTTGAGAGTGCTCCCGGTCCTGGGTCTATGTGAAATACAAGGCTACCTTTTATTAAGAAACCTCCAGTGCCGCGCCACTGCTTTATTAGATTCACCCTCCCCCCGCCAGTTCCAATAAAAACAAGTTTCATAAGCATAATTAGCAAGTTAAGTGTTTTATAGATGTATGCGGGATTTTGAATAGTTTGGAGTAAGAAAGATTTTTATTGTGGTCAAAAGAAAAACAACGACTATGCGAGTTCTTATAACTGCAGCTTTACCTTATGCCAATGGTCCAATTCATTTAGGACATATTAGAAGTACATATCTCCCTGCCGATATTTACGCGCGATTCAACCGGCTAATCGGAAACGACACGCTTTATATATGCGCCATGGATGAGCACGGCACACCAATTGTAGTGGCTGCAGAAAAAGAAGGAAAAAATCCAAAGGAGTTTGTGGATTATTATTATAAAAAAGATAAAGAAGAGTTTAGCAAACTTGGTTTTTCTTTTGACATATTCCATCGAACTAGCAGCGAAGAGAATAGGGAGTTTACACAGATGTTTTTTGAGAAGCTTAAGGAGAACGGTTATATATACGAAAAAGAGGTCTCTTCTCCATATTGTGAGAGATGTAGGAGATACCTGCCTGATAGATTTGTAATAGGAACTTGTCCCAGCTGTAGTGCAGATGAGCAATATTCTGATTATTGCGAGGTATGCGGAAAGGCATTGCAGGGTGGGGAGATAATAAATCCTCGATGCATAGTCTGTAAGGAGAAACCTGTTGGAAGGGTGGCTAATCACTATTTTTTTAGTCTATCTTCATTTTCCGATAAGCTTGAAAAGTGGTTAGCTGAGAATACCAACTTGCAGAAAGAAGTTGTAAATTATTTATTGGGTTGGATTGAGAAGGGCCTATCGGATTGGGATATAACTAGAGATTTGGAATGGGGAGTGCCTATTCCAGGAAAAGATAACTGCGTCTTTTATGTTTGGTTTGATGCTCCGATTGGATATGTCTCAAGCACTAAGGCATGCACCAACGAATGGGAAAAATACTGGAAGGAAGAAGGATCGGAGATAGTACACTTTATAGGAAAGGACATAGCTTATCATCATTTTCTCTTTTGGGTAGCAATGTTGATGGGAATAAATGATGGATTCAGGCTACCGGACAAGATTCCCGTAAGAGGTTATCTTAATCTGGAAGGAAAGAAATTCTCAAAAAGCAAGGGATGGTTCGTTTCTCTTGGATGCTATTTGGAAAATTTTGAACCGGATTATCTTAGATATTATGAAACTGCAATTACCCCTCATTCTGTTGTAGATGCTGACTTTGTTTGGAAAGAGTTTCAATCGAAGATAAATAATGAACTTGTTGCCTCTTTGGGAAATTTCGTGCATCGAACTTTGTCATTGATCAAGAAATTGAATGGATGTGAAGTTCCGCAACCAATTGACCTTGATGAGAAAGATAAGGATATGCTAATGAAAATAACTAAAGCAAAGGAAAACATCAGAAAACTTATTTCTGAATTCAACTTTAAGGAGGGCCAGGAAATGATGATGGCACTCTCTGATAATTTTAACCGTTATCTCTCTGAAAGAGAACCGTGGAAAGATAGGGATGAGAGAAGAAGAAAAAATTGTCTTTATGTATGCATGCGTGGAATTTCTGCTCTTGCAATACTTATGCAACCCTTTCTGCCTTTTTCTTCTCAAAAGCTTTGCCAAATGTGCGGAATTGAAAAAAAAGAGGTTAGATGGGAAAACATTGATGCTGAGCTAATAAAACCTCATACGAGAATAGAGAATTTTGAACCGCTATTCAAAAAAATAGAAGATGAAAAAATAAAAAAAATGGAGAGCATGCTCTATGGCGGTGGGGAGGGCGCTGATTAGTGGTTGGTTCTGATTAAATAGTAGATTATATTTTTGGAAGATATGTATTTAGTTCCCAAGGCGTGACTTCAAGCCTATAATCGTTCCACTGCTGCTTTTGAGCTTCAAGGAGCTTTTCAAAGATGTGGTCTCCAAGTGTCTTTTTTACAAGAGTGCTCTTTTCCATCTCCATTATTGCTTCACCGAGGCTTCCAGGAAGGGTATGGACGTATAACTTTTTGAGCTTCTCATCATCAAAGTGATAGAGATTCTCTTCAACCGGTTGTGGGGGGGTCATTTTCTTCTCCATCCCATCCAATCCTGCATTAAGCATGCAAGCAAAAGCAAGATAGGGATTGGCAGAAGGATCCGGATATCTAAGTTCACAACGAGCAGAAGATGTCTTTCCGGCAGCGTATTTGGGTATTCTGATGAGTGCCGACCTATTAGTTTTTGCCCAACAGATGTAAACTGGAGCTTCATAACCCGGTACTAAGCGTTTATATGAATTCACTGTTGGAGCAACTACGCCACACATCTCTCTTGCATGATGAAGCTGGCCGGCAACAAAGAAAAGAGCTTCTTCTGATAGGTCATATACTTTATCCCCAAAAAAAGCATTTTTTCCGTTTTTCCATAGAGATTGGTGAGTATGCATTCCTGAACCATTTATGCGGGCGATAGGTTTTGGCATAAAGGAAGCATGAAGGCCGTTCATCTTTGCCACTGTTTTTATTACTGTTTTGAAAGTGCAGACGCTGTCAGCTATATAGAGTGCATCTCCATATTTGAAGTCTATTTCATGCTGGCCAGGTGCTACTTCGTGGTGGAGAGCCTCAACCTCAAGTCCCATTCCCTCCAAGAAAGGCATGGCCTGTCTCCTTATCGTCGCTGCCATGTCATATGGGGCCAGGTCAAAATACCCTGCTGAATCGTGAGGCTTTGGATAAGCGTCACAATTGTTGTTATGAAACAAAAAGAATTCAAGTTCAGGGCCTATTTTGTAGTCATAACCCATCTCCTTTGCGCGTGCCAATGCTTTTTTTAGAGCATAACGCGGATCTCCATCAAAAGGTTTGTTTTCAGTTGTATAAACGTCACAGATGATACGTGCAACCTCTGGAGACCAAGGCAGAATAGCGAAGGTAGATGGATCTGGTTTTAGTAGCATATCTGATTCATAGATACGGACAAATCCTTCTATAGAGGAACCATCAAACCAGACCCCTTCAGAAAACGCGGCATCAAGGAGACGGGCGTTTATTTCTACGTTCTTGACGATTCCGAATATATCAACAAACTGCATCTGAATAAATTTTACTCCCTTTTTTGAAACTTCTTCTAAGATTTCCTCTGCACCTCTTTCTCTAGTCATCTAGCACAGCACCTCCACACAGTTTTTTTGATTTGGGTTTTTATTGAACCATAATTTATATTTTTTGTAAAAAAAATGAAATAAAAGATAAGATTTTTATAAAAAACGAAACAAATATACAAAGAAATAAGTTAAAAAAGCTCATAATCGAACATTTGAACCGGTGTCAAGGAGTGTCAGGGAGGCAGAGTCTATGAAGCTTAGCAAAAATGAACAAAAGATATTGGAGGTAATTGCAAAAGATGCTTCATTGTCGTATCGGCAGATAGCAAAAAGATGCAAAGTCTCTCCTTCAACGGTACTAAAAAACGTTGAGCGACTCAAAGAAATGGGCATAATAAAGAGGCAGATTTCTATCGTTGACTTTGAAAAACTGGGCTATGATGTCTACGTCATAATTCAGCTTAGAGTTGCTAAAGGAAAGTTGTTTGAGGTTGAAGAAAAAATTGCTTCTGACTCACGAGTTTTTGGGGTGTATGACCAGACCGGTCAGTTTGATGCCACGGTCCTTGCAAGGTTCAAGAATAGAAAGGAACTTGATGAATTCTTAAAGAAGATTCAGACTTATCCCTTTATAGAAGATACTGAGACTTCACTAATTTTGAATGTGGTTAAAGAGAATCCAATTAGCATATTTGACTAAACTTTTAAAATATGGCAGAGAATAAAAAATGGGAGGGTGATTAATATGCAGATAGGTGAAGCTGTAAGATTGTCAAGGATTGTACGCAGAAACAGAGTTCTTTTACTTGCAATGGATCAAGGGATGGAACATGGCCCTTCTGACTTCAACGAAAAAAATATTGATCCCTATTATGTGCTTGATATTGCAAGAAAAGGAGGGTTTACGGGAGTAGTTTTGCAAAAGGGGGTAGCAAAGCATTATTTTGAAAGCTACGCAGGCGAAGTACCCCTCGTTCTTAAATTAAACGGGAGGACTAATATAGTCCCAAAAGATGAAGTTTATTCTCCTCCTGTTGCAACTGTAAAAGATGCTGTTAACTTTGGGGCAGATGCGATAGGATATACTATATATGTAGGTTCACCAAACGAATCCAGAATGTTTACAGAATTCGCTCAAATAGAGAAGGAAGCAAGAGAGTACGGAATGCCGACGATAATATGGGCTTATCCAAGAGGTAAATTTGTTCCAAACGAAAAGGATCCAGGAGTAGTTGCATACGCAGCGAGGGTTGCGCTTGAACTGGGAGCAAACGTAGTAAAGGTAAACTATACCGGTTCCACAGAGTCATTTAAAAGAGTAGTTCAGGCGGCTCAAAAAACACTCGTGATTTCGGCTGGTGGTAGTAAACAAAGTGATGAGGAGTTCCTCGAAAAGGCCAGGGAAGTTATGAATGCAGGTGCAGCTGGCTTCGCAGTTGGAAGGAATGTCTGGCAAAATGAAAATCCGATGAAAATTACGGAAGCATTAAAGAAGATAGTCTTTGGAGATTAGCAGTTAGGTGGAATTGGGGGAGACAAATGCTTCAGATAAGTCTCAAGGAGCACTTAGAAGGTCTTAGAGACAGTAAGCTTGCAGAATTGATTTATGCGTTTTCTCAGCTATCAATAGATATTCGCCAAGAGCTCCCTGAGAAATTGAAGGGAGAAACACTTAACAGGAACAAGTATGGAGAAATTAAAAAGGAGTTAGATGAATGGACGAATAAATTTTTGATTGAGCAACTTGGGAGCACGGGATTAGTAAATAAAATTTATTCTGAAGAGCTTGAGGAGGCAGTCGCTCTAGACTACCAAGCTCCGTTTTTCGTATCGATTGACCCATTAGACGGATCATCAAATATAGAATCCAATAACCCTTTTGGGACAATTTTGGGAGTTTACAAAAACGATCTTCCTACTATTGGAACAAAGATAGTGGGTGCTGCATATATTTTATATGGTCCAATAACTACACTGGTGTATAGGACCGAAGACGCGACTCATGAGTTTGTTAAACAGAGAAAAGGTAAATCCGAATATTTTTTGGTAAATGAAGGTTTAAGACTTCCAGAACCTGGAAAGGTGTTTGGGATTGGTGGAGACCCTTTGGAGTGGGATAAGCGATTCTTAAAATTTGCAAAGAATCTTTTTAGAAGACACAAGTTAAAGGTTAGATACTGTGGGGCATTCGTTGGTGACTTTTCTCAGATACTTCATCACGGAGGATTCTTTGCTTATCCAGCTTCACTAAAAAATCCTTCTGGAAAACTACGGCTTTTTTTTGAGGTACAGCCAATGAGCTATTTG
This window encodes:
- a CDS encoding MBL fold metallo-hydrolase, with the translated sequence MKLVFIGTGGGRVNLIKQWRGTGGFLIKGSLVFHIDPGPGALSNMVRLKENPLKTDVIVVTHNHIDHCSDAAVLCEAMTYYGLKKRGILIGSKNALEGDEKGDKALSLYHQNLPLKRIVATNGTKIEEKMNSKSFMMEIIGLRHDEPSNFGFKLHHEGETLGYISDTEYFSDLGLLFKECDCLVINNLKPKGSGIPDHLSSEDTIEILKVAKPNLCILTHLGMKFFKNPAWLEAQKITDATGVKTIAAKDGGKYELDGDLFKSESKPKSTKRLSDFND
- a CDS encoding 2-amino-3,7-dideoxy-D-threo-hept-6-ulosonate synthase; this encodes MQIGEAVRLSRIVRRNRVLLLAMDQGMEHGPSDFNEKNIDPYYVLDIARKGGFTGVVLQKGVAKHYFESYAGEVPLVLKLNGRTNIVPKDEVYSPPVATVKDAVNFGADAIGYTIYVGSPNESRMFTEFAQIEKEAREYGMPTIIWAYPRGKFVPNEKDPGVVAYAARVALELGANVVKVNYTGSTESFKRVVQAAQKTLVISAGGSKQSDEEFLEKAREVMNAGAAGFAVGRNVWQNENPMKITEALKKIVFGD
- a CDS encoding class 1 fructose-bisphosphatase gives rise to the protein MLQISLKEHLEGLRDSKLAELIYAFSQLSIDIRQELPEKLKGETLNRNKYGEIKKELDEWTNKFLIEQLGSTGLVNKIYSEELEEAVALDYQAPFFVSIDPLDGSSNIESNNPFGTILGVYKNDLPTIGTKIVGAAYILYGPITTLVYRTEDATHEFVKQRKGKSEYFLVNEGLRLPEPGKVFGIGGDPLEWDKRFLKFAKNLFRRHKLKVRYCGAFVGDFSQILHHGGFFAYPASLKNPSGKLRLFFEVQPMSYLIEGAGGAASNGRERILEIESMSVDATVPVFMGNRYLVSELEEVLNEPEQV
- a CDS encoding glutamine synthetase beta-grasp domain-containing protein — translated: MTRERGAEEILEEVSKKGVKFIQMQFVDIFGIVKNVEINARLLDAAFSEGVWFDGSSIEGFVRIYESDMLLKPDPSTFAILPWSPEVARIICDVYTTENKPFDGDPRYALKKALARAKEMGYDYKIGPELEFFLFHNNNCDAYPKPHDSAGYFDLAPYDMAATIRRQAMPFLEGMGLEVEALHHEVAPGQHEIDFKYGDALYIADSVCTFKTVIKTVAKMNGLHASFMPKPIARINGSGMHTHQSLWKNGKNAFFGDKVYDLSEEALFFVAGQLHHAREMCGVVAPTVNSYKRLVPGYEAPVYICWAKTNRSALIRIPKYAAGKTSSARCELRYPDPSANPYLAFACMLNAGLDGMEKKMTPPQPVEENLYHFDDEKLKKLYVHTLPGSLGEAIMEMEKSTLVKKTLGDHIFEKLLEAQKQQWNDYRLEVTPWELNTYLPKI
- the metG gene encoding methionine--tRNA ligase, encoding MRVLITAALPYANGPIHLGHIRSTYLPADIYARFNRLIGNDTLYICAMDEHGTPIVVAAEKEGKNPKEFVDYYYKKDKEEFSKLGFSFDIFHRTSSEENREFTQMFFEKLKENGYIYEKEVSSPYCERCRRYLPDRFVIGTCPSCSADEQYSDYCEVCGKALQGGEIINPRCIVCKEKPVGRVANHYFFSLSSFSDKLEKWLAENTNLQKEVVNYLLGWIEKGLSDWDITRDLEWGVPIPGKDNCVFYVWFDAPIGYVSSTKACTNEWEKYWKEEGSEIVHFIGKDIAYHHFLFWVAMLMGINDGFRLPDKIPVRGYLNLEGKKFSKSKGWFVSLGCYLENFEPDYLRYYETAITPHSVVDADFVWKEFQSKINNELVASLGNFVHRTLSLIKKLNGCEVPQPIDLDEKDKDMLMKITKAKENIRKLISEFNFKEGQEMMMALSDNFNRYLSEREPWKDRDERRRKNCLYVCMRGISALAILMQPFLPFSSQKLCQMCGIEKKEVRWENIDAELIKPHTRIENFEPLFKKIEDEKIKKMESMLYGGGEGAD
- a CDS encoding Lrp/AsnC family transcriptional regulator, with the protein product MSRSVREAESMKLSKNEQKILEVIAKDASLSYRQIAKRCKVSPSTVLKNVERLKEMGIIKRQISIVDFEKLGYDVYVIIQLRVAKGKLFEVEEKIASDSRVFGVYDQTGQFDATVLARFKNRKELDEFLKKIQTYPFIEDTETSLILNVVKENPISIFD
- a CDS encoding valine--tRNA ligase — protein: MKASQSPRRDLVISMTKWDSSKDYSLEIEKKWQEFWEKNGIYIFDSSDSSKEIYSIDTPPPFTSGELHMGHVLSYCYFDFAARYKRMRGFNVYYPQGWDCQGFPTESIVEKKYGKRNPEEFRKLCISWTEECIKKMKSQMISLGLSPDWRYEYKTMSPEYWKKVQLSILKMYSQGEIYRATHPVFWCPKCQSAIAKTDTEEIELSGELYYLKFDCEGKDILIATTRPELLHACVAVLYHPSDERYSKSLKGKKAITPLGKEIPIYSDEEVDFEFGSGLVMVCTFGDKQDVVWMYRYKLPVIDAIDRFGRLINAGEYSGLKCEEARIKIVEKLENEGKIVKKEKIIQHPKIHDRCKSLVELIQSQQWFAKIKDKREKIISAAKKMKWTPSFTIRYLEDWANFVEWDWVISRQRVFGTPLPFWLCTTCNEIFTASEKELPVNPPTDPVRRCPKCSSPLTPETSTCDCWIDSSITPLIISKWEEDEKFFKRIYPISLRPQGVEIIRTWAYYTIYRCSELTGTPPFKELLLNGNVLAPDGKKMSKSLGNVIPPDKLIAEYYADSVRQWAAMSGAKATDRPFSYQDLKFAKSFIIKFWNAARMVQKANSDYIYSDTDKANLRCVDKWILSRLDRLIETVTQDFENFEYHSAISRIHSFFWHDFCDYYLEYVKHRIYQPSVYGEKSKKSAQYSLWHILLCCTKLLAPFAPHLSEEIYQIFKNDEKESVHLSSWPTKMGIHDEKAEQICTELNTIISQIRQYKSAHGLALNAELNQITISSPHDLSCILDEIKGTSKARKVEIKTGNELRVEIK